The region tagtctaaatatggtattctgattaatattgtgttagtggaatatgagttaagcagcaaaatccagacgtttttatcaatctctatcaagccctgagcaacattttcGCCCCCGGAGTTAGATacaaacggatggattttgcttcataactcatgttccacaaatgtgatattaatcagaatgtcacgtttagactagtgagctcacatataaaatattgtcaagaaatgtttaaggttgaccaATCATCAtggctcacccgttttctgggtttggtcagcaaactgagccacgatgattggtcgttacctacttcctcagcacaggtgatgtcatcttcagtcgacagcaagtggataaaaatagtttttaaagatattaattctacatgaaaaataatgacgttctcacgttaattctggacaaaatataaactttttactgctgaaaatgactcaatgagtcaagtatccctttaacaatTACCCTTCTAGTAGACTATAAATCCCCCTTGTAGACACCCACAACGTTATGCGGGATTGTGGCAAGCCAAGCCTAAAATTCAAGGATTTAACAAAACTGCACAAACAAGGTGATGATGAGTTTCTTATCCCGGTTGCAGGTACCAGAGAATTTTACGCCTGTATGGAAGACTGTGGGGTGAGGGACTCTGAAAGAATGCTCTTTGGGAACAGAGGACTATCCACCAAGAGGCACCATGACCTCCTCCCTGATGCTGCAGGGTCCAGAGAGGAGGCGGCTGAGGAGGCTGTGCCAGTCAAAAAGACCAAACATTTGAGCTTAATAACCAGCACCACAAACAGCAAGGTGTCTGTGAAGGCTTCTCTAGCGAAGAGGACCAAACGCAAGACCAGCACCAAACTGGAGACCCTTAAAGAGTGTCAGAGGGTCAAAGTCTCAAAGGTGTCTGTAAGGGCTCGACCTGCTAAAGTGGCCAAACAGAAGACGGCAAACAAGCCAGAAACCCTTCGCAGAAAGCGAAAGATCAGTACCACCAGAGTATCGATGAAGGTCAGACCCCCTAAGGGGACCAAGCGGAAAGCTGGCACAAAATCTGAGACCCTTGTGAAGAAGCAGAGGTTTGAAACCACCAAGGTGTCAGTAAAAATTCTACCAGCAAATGGGTCCAACCGTAAGGTTAGACGCAGACCACAGACCCTTATGAGGAAGCACCGAGGTAAATCCAAACCACAGACCCTCATGAGGAAGCACAGAGGTAAAACCAAACCAGATATCCTGATAAGGAAAACAAAGGGTAATGCCAAAATGGCGACCTTACCTGGGATTCGAGGGGGTAAAGCCCAAGTGGAAACGCAAATACGTAATCCAAGGAGAAAAGACAAACCAGAGATCCTTAAAAGGAAACAGGGGAGTGTAACTGAGTCTATGAATCCTGTTATTGCAACCAAGCGGCGGCTCGACACAAAACCGAGAACCCTTCAAAATAAGCAGACGGTCAGAGCAGTCAATCTGCCAGTGAAAGTCCTGAAGTCTCAAGGAATGAAATTGAATGCCAGTACAAAACCAGAGACCCTAACGAGGAGTCAGTGGCTCAAAGCCACCCAGATGTCCATGGTGCAACAGGCTGAGAAACGACTCTTGCACACAACCAGTCATGGTAAGTCATCGACAGACTGACATTGTCAAGATAAATGGGAAGCCTCGGCCAGCTTCTGCTGGATCATGGTTTTTATTGAGCGGGGCTGTAAGCCaaagtctgtctgtgtgtgtgcagccTCGTTGGATCACAAGTATCAGCAACTAGAGAAGATCGGCGAAGGAGGCTTCGGGTCGGTCTACGCTGGGTACAGGAAAGCAGATTCTTTTCCCGTAAGTAGTCTGTATTGATGCTTCTCCCCCAAGCGTTGCTCTTGTTTTAGTTCTAGTTGTCAGTATACGGGGTCTTCGGACTAGCAACTCCACTGAAGTCCTAACATGAGTGATCACGAACATATATTGTTGTCAGGTACTTAGAACAGAGCGTACAAGAATAACCTTGAGCGATTAGGCATCCACATGCAGCTTCTCCAATATGTTATCATTAGTCTACCTGCTGTAGCAATGTGCCCTACCACAATGAAGTTGATGCAGAGATTATTGTGATATATTGAAACAACAATTGACCCTTGGCTGCACGCTTTCATAACAGCGGTCTGTCAAGAACacatttttgggatttcttaaattttcaatgtatttttttccaccacaAACAAATCAGCCCTATATCAGTTAGTTGTTAGCTTTATAATGGAAAATGCTAATCTTATGATACTACTTTTAGGCCAGCTATCAATAGTGAAAACTGACCCATATTAATCAGTCAAACATTAGTAATGTACTTGTATTTTCCGTCAAATAATGATATGATATTGTTAGCTTGCTAACTGAAATGCTAACATTACTGACCAGCTATCCATGGTCAAAAGTTTGACCcagattaatttaatttctgaATAAAGCCATGCGCCTGCCTGTCCACCTCAAGCGTTTGATCAAGACAAGTGGTCAACTGTAAATTGTTTACCTCACAGTCAAGAACTTGCGTTGTAAAGCATGTCTATTGCCGGTTTTGTTGTGTCTCTAACCGAAGTGTTTGTTATGCTACTGACGTAAGGCCAGCTATTTATGGTCTGTACTGATGGATTTGTATTGTCTCTATAATATTGCTTTTAAGTTGCTTACAAAAATGCTAACCTTTATGCTTCTGACATAAGGTCAGCTATCCATGGTTATAGATGACTGAAAATGTGTAGTCAAAAACAGACATCTGTTTAAACAACGTATGTTAAACAATACAACTTGCGTCAAATAAGCCTAATACTGCTGTTAGGTGAGGTAAACCAACGAACGTGCTGATGTCATGTTACTGATGTGAGGTGTTAGCCAGCTAAACTagcaatgctagctagctacagtatgtgctactgttttatttttatttttattgttcctggccagaggtggcaaatccaagtccagaaaatTAAAActctaccacagtttggctttagccctgggtgctagctaactagctccctagctagctcttatggtgcttgtttacctgctagggaactggctggctagctagcatcatggctaaagccaaactgtggcagggatttgactttctggatctggattttcCAACTATGTTCCTTGCATTAGTGTAAAAGCACTAACCAATGATTGTGTCCACTAGGTGGCCATCAAACACATTCCCAAAAATGAAGTCAAGATCATCTCCCTGGTGAGAAAAACCTTACTGGAGGCTTCACATTGTTCCTTGTGGATACTTAATGCATGGACAATAGCTAGGTTTCTATATTGTGCCAATGTGTTTCTTGTACGAGTTTCACTTCTtgcatgctattttttttaatttcctgtgCTGTATCCACTATTGGTACATAAACGCTAAAAATGTCCCAAATGATGGACTAAAACAGGTCATCTTATTCATTGTTGACATCTGTTTCTTACCCTAGAACATAAAAGGGAGGAAACACGAAGTACCTCTGGAGGCGCTTCTCATGCTGCAGGCGTCGTGCATAAAGAACGCAGATGGGCAATCGGCCGTCATGTCTCTTCTAGATAAATACGACTTTGCTCAAGAACTGGTGCTGGTCATGGAGAAGCCGGCGCGATCCGTGGATCTCTTCACGTACATCACCAGATGTCGGCTCGGACACCTCAAGGAGAATGAAGCAAAGGTACGGATGGAAAGGATCCTGTGTCATCCTGAGATGTGTCCAATAGCTACGTTTGTGGACAGTCTGCATGTGTCTTTGTCAGAACATCATGAGGCAGCTGGTGGATGCCGTCATCAAAATGCACGCCGTCAACGTCTTCCATCGGGACCTCAAGCCGGGGAACATCCTTCTGGAGGCCACCTATGGCGTCCCCCGAGTGCGGGTCATCGACTTCGGCTGCAGCTGCTTCGTAACCGAGGAGCCTTATCACAATTACACCGGTGAGTCGGCTCACTCGTACACTTTTAGGATTGTCTCTTAGCAACCAGTGGTGTATTTTTTTGCCCTGGCTTTCAGTGGGGATTTACCCAACTTAATCCACCTCTTAATATTAATCTGTATCATGTCTCAATTATAGGAACCATTAATATTAATCAATTTCAGCTTCTCAAAATTGTGTTGCTaatttttgtgttcaaatataaaTTTTTAAAGGTTTCAAATCACAGCAATACAGTCATGCTAGTTTGGTTAGCTCGTCttttgtgttttgcattgtaTGCTATCGTTAAGATAGCATACTTTAATGAGGCAAAATTAAGAGTGTAGTTAAacattttcagccctggaatTTCAGGGCTCTAACCGGGCCCACtttaattcacattttaatgaacatacacaattttacagtttgtgtatcaatgtaaaatagatgaGCATTCTCTCCAACGATATTCCTATTGCATTTGatccaaaatgtaatttacaattaaatgcTCCTACAAGAGCCCAACCATTGTTTATTTGAGCAAGTACATGAAcataaaatggacaaaaagaaacTAATAAGCAAAAGTACATTAAATGGGATAAGACATTTTGCACTTAACAAGACACACTTACCAAATGAAGttaacaaatactgtatttccTGTTAATacccttattttaaaatgtgttcttaCCACTTCTGGCACACTACTGAGCTGATTGACGCTAACTTAAAGAGAGCAATG is a window of Vanacampus margaritifer isolate UIUO_Vmar chromosome 2, RoL_Vmar_1.0, whole genome shotgun sequence DNA encoding:
- the dnajb1a gene encoding dnaJ homolog subfamily B member 1a isoform X1 — translated: MEDCGVRDSERMLFGNRGLSTKRHHDLLPDAAGSREEAAEEAVPVKKTKHLSLITSTTNSKVSVKASLAKRTKRKTSTKLETLKECQRVKVSKVSVRARPAKVAKQKTANKPETLRRKRKISTTRVSMKVRPPKGTKRKAGTKSETLVKKQRFETTKVSVKILPANGSNRKVRRRPQTLMRKHRGKSKPQTLMRKHRGKTKPDILIRKTKGNAKMATLPGIRGGKAQVETQIRNPRRKDKPEILKRKQGSVTESMNPVIATKRRLDTKPRTLQNKQTVRAVNLPVKVLKSQGMKLNASTKPETLTRSQWLKATQMSMVQQAEKRLLHTTSHASLDHKYQQLEKIGEGGFGSVYAGYRKADSFPVAIKHIPKNEVKIISLNIKGRKHEVPLEALLMLQASCIKNADGQSAVMSLLDKYDFAQELVLVMEKPARSVDLFTYITRCRLGHLKENEAKNIMRQLVDAVIKMHAVNVFHRDLKPGNILLEATYGVPRVRVIDFGCSCFVTEEPYHNYTGTLSYAPPEFVLRGTYRAGPTTVWHLGATLFELLAGSKQFDTLLFISQMLQLNRVLSQDCRDFLQMCLQCDPEQRATLVQIHQHPWLI
- the dnajb1a gene encoding dnaJ homolog subfamily B member 1a isoform X2 — encoded protein: MEDCGVRDSERMLFGNRGLSTKRHHDLLPDAAGSREEAAEEAVPVKKTKHLSLITSTTNSKVSVKASLAKRTKRKTSTKLETLKECQRVKVSKVSVRARPAKVAKQKTANKPETLRRKRKISTTRVSMKVRPPKGTKRKAGTKSETLVKKQRFETTKVSVKILPANGSNRKVRRRPQTLMRKHRGKSKPQTLMRKHRGKTKPDILIRKTKGNAKMATLPGIRGGKAQVETQIRNPRRKDKPEILKRKQGSVTESMNPVIATKRRLDTKPRTLQNKQTVRAVNLPVKVLKSQGMKLNASTKPETLTRSQWLKATQMSMVQQAEKRLLHTTSHASLDHKYQQLEKIGEGGFGSVYAGYRKADSFPVAIKHIPKNEVKIISLNIKGRKHEVPLEALLMLQASCIKNADGQSAVMSLLDKYDFAQELVLVMEKPARSVDLFTYITRCRLGHLKENEAKSACVFVRTS